In the genome of Verrucomicrobia bacterium CG1_02_43_26, the window TAGAAGTCGATATGATTGGCTTTTATGGCCCCACATTCGACCATGTAGACAACCGTGTACTGAGCTTACAGTTAGTCGAGCAAGGCCTCACAAACGCCGTGATGTTTGGCCCGGACAATACAGTTTTACAACCCTCTGAAGCATTGTACAAAAAAGCGCTTTTAGTCGAAAGAGGATCCTTCCGCCCCGTGACAAACGTCAACATAGATATGTTTGAGTGCGCGGGAGCCCAGTTTATACAAGAACCACGCGTACAAGGCGAGCAAGTGATGGTCTTACTTGAAATCACCATGAACAATTTACTCGCTACCGGTGTTGACCTGGACGACTTTTTAGCGCGCGTGGATATCATATCATCCCTAGGGTACAATGTTTTGATATCGAACTACCCGGAATATTTCCGATTAAGCGCGTATTTTAGACGCTATACCCAAAAGATGATCGGTATTGTGCTGGGCATAAACCACTTATTGGCCATTTTCAACGAAGCCTATTATCAAAAGCTCGATGGGGGTATACTGGAAGCTTCAGGACGCTTATTTAAAGAAAACGTGAAACTTTACGTTTACCCGATGAAAGCAAATGCCTTCAACCAGTACGCGCAATTGGACACCAAAGGTTCGTATTCCCACGCCAGCTTTTCGCCCGAACACGAAGTCGTAAGCGTTGTACAAGACGTCTTAATTACGGCGGAGAACATACAAGTGAAACCGAATTTGCGGCATCTGTTTATGTTCCTACGCGAGAATCATTTTATTGAAGCCATCTCTGGCTACAACCCCAGTTATCTGGATATCTTTTCCAGAGACGTGCTCAAACGCATACAAAACAGAGACAGCACGTGGGAAGAGACTGTCCCCCCCCTTGTTGCCAGTATGATTAAAGAGCGCGGGCTATGGAAAGCCCGTAAAGAAGAGCACCACGAGTCTTAACTTTCGAGCATCCTCAATCGCTTGGCCTTAATAGGGAATTGCAGAATAACTTCAGTGCCCTGCCCTTCCTGAGAATCAATACCGATGCGCCCGCCGTGTTCACGCATGATGCGTTGGACAATCATCATACCCAGGCCATGCCCCTCCTTTTTCGTTGTAAAATAAGGCTGAAAAATCTTTGAAAGATCCTGCTGACCTATACCAGAGCCATTATCCTTTACGCGAATATATACCCACTCGTTATCCGCGCTTGGCGTGATTGTAAGGACACCGCCACGCGACATAGCCTCCATACCATTCTTAATGACATTAAAGAAGACCTGCTTGAGTTGATTTTTATCCGCGAGAATGTAAGGAACCTCTTGAGAAAGCTCTACCTCTACTCGAATACCGAAATTTTCGAGCTCATGGGCTTGGGTAGCCAAGACCTCATCGAGCACCTTTAAAGGAGAAACAGCTAATAGATCCGGATTTTGAGGACGAATCGCGTTTAGGAAGTGGTTAATGATGCCATCAAGACGCTCCACCTCGCTCATACAGACCTGTACGGAATCAGCAATCTTCTCAGTTTCCGGAATATTTTCCAATTGCTTCAATTTCCGCTTAATCAAAGAAAGGTGAATATTGATGGCATTGAGCGGGTTACCCAGTTCGTGCGCGACCCCCGCCGCCAGCATGAAAATGGAAGAGACCCGCTCGTTTTCAATACGTTCCTCCGTTGAAAGCTTTTCCTCAGTGATGTCCGTTAAAATAACCGTAAACTTGTGGGTATCGACCTCCTCATTAGCCGTTGAGATCGTAAACGGCACCATGTGCATTCTCAGAACACGATGCTCCGGATACGCGATCTCCATTTCACGAGAAACAACGGAAGCAGACAACAAGGCACCCTGTACCCGCATAGATTGCGCGAGCTCCGGCACTAATTTCCACAAAGTCGCGGAACCAACATCTTTATCCTTTAGGCCTATTAAATTTTTAGCCGTGTGGTTAGAGTACTCAATCAAACCCGTTGCGCTGATGACGAGGATACCCTCATTAATCGTATTAAAAACGGTTTCCAGAAGCTCACGCTCACGAGCCAGCCGCTGAACAAGGATAGTCAGGTTAACGGAATCCAAATCATCCAACCGCCCCAAAATTTTCTCCAAATGGCTACTTAACATAATACACTACACGCACGCAATTCACTTACAATATGTATACAAGATATTGCAAAAGAAGTGAAAGAAAAATTAAGGCAATATAGGATAATATTGAACATTGATTATTGAAAGTTGAGACAAATACAGACATGCTGTACGAGGCATGAGCGCATTAGGATATATCAACCTCGGACGGAAAGTGAACCGACTTTCCGGATGGCGATTACTTGCGCTATGGCCGTTGAGTATGTTACTACGCTTATGGAACCGAACGCTTCGGTTTTCCGCGCCTCCTGAATTATTAACCTATATACAGAGCAGCGACCGCGAGCCCGCAATCTTTGTATTTTGGCATAATAGGCTATTCGTGGTGGCGGAAGGCTACCGGCGATTAGGCTGGAAGAAAAAGATTTTCGGCTTAGTCAGCGCAAGCAAAGATGGCAGCTGGCTGGCAGCTCTTTTTCAACTACTAGGCATTGGCGCTATTCGAGGATCCAGCAGCTGGAGGGGCTCCAGAGCGATCAAAGAATTAATAAATGTCCTTGAAGCCGGGCATGATGTCGCCATTACACCAGATGGCCCTCGCGGCCCTTGTTATGCTTTCAAGGAAGGCCCTGCATTATTAGCAGAGAAAACGGGTGCTCCTATATGGCTCTGTGCTTGCAATTTTGAAAAAGCGTGGCGCTTAAAAAGCTGGGATAGGTTTTATATACCCAAGCCATTTTCAAAAATCACGATCGAAGCTGTGAAAATAGAAAACAGCTTTCCCGAGAAGCCTTTAGATCACCAAATGCTCCGGGAAGCGTTGTTAAAGATGACGAAGGATATTTAGCCTTAGAAGTTAGGATAAACGTCCGTTGCCTTACCGGCCGCAACACGCATATTCTCGCCATCACACCAGCAATCCTCATTATCATTAATGAGAAGTTTGAATGTGATACCCTGGGTCGGGCTCTGGGCCTTATAAATCCATTCATCACCCGTCTTGTTTTGCATGGGGATGCCTTGTTTCCAATTCAATCCACCACCTTCGCCACGGATATAGAGGGTGTTACCCCATCCGATATCAACATGAGCGCGGATAACGGACTCAAATGTTTTCGCCGTACTTTTAGCCTTGGAAACTATTGGTGCTGCCATTTTGCTAGCAGGTTTACCGTTCGCAGGTGCTGGCTTCTTTTTTGTTTTGGGGCTAGATTTTTTTTCTAATACTTGGGCCATAATCTATAGGGGGGGGTTATTAAACATAGTTTAGAAATCATAAATTGCTATGACAAGAGAAAAACCACTTTTTTTTATATTAAATATATTAAAGTGCTAGAATGGGGCATAAATATATACTATTTTAGCAGAATGAGAGCGGTTATACAAAGAGTGAGCGAGGCATCTGTTGCAGTTGATGGCAGCGTAACGGGATCTATAGGCAGGGGGTTATTGGTCTTTTTAGCGGTGCATCGCGATGACGGCATCACGGATGTTGACTGGATGTGCGGCAAGATAACCGCTATGCGAATTTTTGGGGACGATGAAGGCAAAATGAACCGATCTGTTGTAGATATAGCGGGGGAGATTTTATTGATCAGCCAATTTACGCTTTTTGGCAACATGCGTAAAGGATCTCGACCCTCTTTTAACAAATCCGCGATACCGGAAGTGGCCATTCCGCTCTATGAAGCTGCTTCTAAAAAATTAGAAACTTTGTTAAACAAACCGATCCCTCAGGGGATTTTTGCGGCTCATATGGATATAAACGCTCAAAACGATGGCCCCGTAACCATTATCCTGGATTCTAAGGAGAAAGATTTGTAGCGATAGGCCGGGGACAGTTGACAAAAGCGTTAGCGCTTGATAGATCACTTAATAAGAAAGCTTGTGGGTTATCAAGTGGACTTTGGGTTGGAACCTATTATGGATTTCTCGGAAAGAATTTACACACTGGAAGACCTTAAGAAATGGAAACACGCAGGGAAAAGCCTCGCTGTAATCGGCCACCCGATTGAACATTCCTTAAGCCCCGTGATGCATAACGCGGCGCTGGCAGATATAGCACTCTACAATACCGCGATCAAGGACTGGCATTATTATAAATTTGATATCGTGCCTGCTGATTTAAAAGAAGCAATCGAGTTAATGTATACGCATGGTTTTCGAGGGATTAACTTAACCATCCCTCACAAAACACTGGTGATGGATCTTGTCACCCAAATTGACCCATTAGCAAAACGAATAGGTGCGGCAAATACATTAACCTGGGCACCCGGGAGTTTTATGGCCTTTAATACGGACGCGCCCGGAATAGAGAAAGCCATCGAACAAGCTTTCCTGGTTTCGTTTCGTGGCAATAATGTTATATTGCTCGGCGCTGGAGGAGCAGCCAGAGCGGCCGCTGTTCAAGCAATCCAATCGGGTTGCGAATCGTTATGGATAGGGAACCGGGATCAACAGCGCTTGCAGAAGCTGCTTGATGATTTAAAACAGTTTACTCAACGAGATAACATACACGGATTTCCAATCAACCAATTGCCGGAAGCATTGCCCAAAGAAGGAATCGTTATTAACGCAACATCAGTTGGCATGTCTCCTGGGGACCCTGCTCCGATAGGCCTGAACACGTTTAGTAACAATATTTACGTGTATGATATGATCTACTCCCCTCCACTAACCCCTTTGTTAAGACAAGCGCAAGTATTAGAAGTTCCTTACGCGAACGGCCTAACCATGCTCGTCCAACAAGGAGCCTTAGCCTTAGAATTATGGACAGGTGCTATAGCGCCCGTTCGGACAATGATGGCGGCAATCGAGCGTTGCTTACTTTAATTTAGTTATTGATTTTCAGTGCCTTAAGGCTTACTAATACAAGTATCGTTACAGCAAATGTTTAGCCTCGCATCACGATTTTCCGCCGAATATCCCCTACTGATGGCATTCTATGTTTTTATCCTTGGAGCTATTATAGGGAGTTTTCTAAATGTATGTATTTACCGTATTGCGGAAGGAACATCTATCGTAAAACCAAGATCGCGTTGTCGTAGTTGCGGGAAAACAATTGCTTGGTTTGATAATATACCGATCATCAGCTGGTTCGTGTTGAGAGGAAAATGCCGGCAGTGTGGAGCGCCCATAGCGTTTCGTTATGTTTTTATTGAAGTGCTCACGGCTGTTCTATTTGTATTAAGCTGGATGTCTTTGGATGGTGAAATGGTGTTCGTGGGGTTTGCTTTTACCGCCATCATGATCTGTGTGGCTTTTATTGATTTTGACCACTTGATCATACCCGATTCACTCTCGGTCGGAGGCATGTTCTTAGGAGTCGTCCTTTCATTTGCGTTTCCTATCCTTCATGGGCAGAACAACCCAGACCCTTATTTAATCAACGGGCTACGCTCGATGTTATTGGCCGTAGCCGGCGTTATATTTGGATCCGGTATATTGCTATGGATTGCGATTATAGCAGAAACGATTCTGGACAAGGATGCCATGGGCTTTGGGGACATCAAGCTACTGGGCTGCATAGGCGCTTTTTGTGGCTGGCAAGGCGCTTTGTTTGCTATCTTTGGCGGCGCTTTACTGGGGGCATTATTTACCCTACCGGTATTGATTTCTCAAAAAATGGGCCTATCTAATCCCAAGCAATTGATTGAAAAGGAAACGATAGCGCCGTGGACGAAGGTGCCTTTTGCATCTGAGGAAGAACTGGAAGAATTAAAGACATTGGCTGAATCAACGGCTATTGCCAAGAATACGCCTGATATCAGAATTCCTTTCGGCCCCTGGCTTTCGTGTGCGGCTGTGATTTATTTCATTCTCCTCAAAACGGATATTAACGCTTACTTTAATTTTGTAAGGGATATGATTTTCCTACCTATCTTTTCTTAGGTAAAACAGGAATCAACTGGGATCGTAGATTTTTGCGAAACCATCTTTGTCTATCCATCCCTCTCGGCCTTCAGCCGTTTTAACAAGAAGAAAGTCTTCCGCGCTTTTAAGGGCTACCGCAATCGTACCCGGGAAAAGATAAGTGATCACCGGGCTTTTATCTGTTGGAGCCACTTTTAAGGGGGATTCTTTTCCGAGCACAACGCCTAGATTACGATCAAGATGGTATCCCCACAAGCCGACAAAGCTCAGGCAGATGCAGAGGGCAAAAAGCGTTATCAAAGAATAAGACACCATGCCTTGCCATGAAAACAAGTTTTGAAAAACAAATAAAAACACCATGATCCAAAAGCTGGCCGTTAATAGCCAAGCCCAGGTATTTATATTGAGTTTTTGGGAATACTCACGAAGCTGAGAGACAGGAGGCGCTTTTAGACCCTCTGCTTCACGCACAAAGGCTAAGTTAGCTCGTGCGTCCGCATCCATGGGATCTAAAAAGAGGGCTTGGGAATAGGATAAAACAGCATAGCCGGGTTGATTATTTTTAAAATAAGCGTTACCGAGATTATACAACAAAGCCACGGATGCCTGTTCTTGAAGCGCTTGGGTATATTGATCAATCGATGCTGTGTAGTCATCTTGTTGGTACGCCTCGTTGCCTTGAATAAAAAATTGTTCGGGCGATTCAGCTATTAGATAGCAAGTACCGCATAACAGGCCGGTTATCAGAATTAAAATGGTTTTCATAAATTTAATAACTCCTCAAGTTTAACATACAATTTCTCAAAAGTCTTATGCTCCTCCTGCCCTACTTTTTTCTGTAGAGAAGCGCCACCGCTAAAGCGCACCCTATCTGCTTCATCAAAGAAACGGCGTAAATCGTCTAACAACGATTCATCCGCGCCATGGGAGCGCAAGAACGTAGCCACTTCGGCCCACGTGAGCACTTCGGAACGATTGCCTTCTTTTTTCGCGATCACCGCGCACGTTAGTTTTTGAGCAGCTAGATAAAACGCTTCCGCATCCTTTGCTTTGCGAACCGTGTGAAAACGATTATGGATATCTGCTTCAGCAGCCTTATTACGCAAATAGTCGGTATCATCCTTTAACCTTAACTGGCGCTTGCGAATAAAGTATACCCCTAAAATAAGGATTAAAGGAACAAGCTGCCCCGTCAGGAAAAGAGGCGAATAAAATACGGGTTTATCAGAAGTAACCCACTTTCCGCTGGTCAACTTTATAGGCAAGAGTTCTTGTTCTTTGGGCGCTTCTTCTTGCTTCACTTTCTTCTTTACTACAGGAGCGGCCACCTGGCCTTCGACCGCACGGACATTGAGCGGCATCGAGGGCAGGTTATTTTCAACATAGCGCCCGATTACGGGATCAAAGAAATTATAATCCAGCGAAGGCGTTTGGACGATGCGGTCGTTTTCGGGAATCATGATATACTCGAATGTCTTCTTCCCTTTATAGCCAAATTTATCATCCGGGAAAAACTGGCTCTTAGGCTCATAGATCTTCCAACCCTTCACCTTATTTACTGTAGGAGCAGGTGCCGCGGCAAAATTACCCTCACCCGTCATCTCAACACGCAACGTAAGGGGCTCCCCCACACTAATCTCTTTAGACGACAGTTCCGGCGCGCGTACTTTAAAATCGCCTACCGCTCCCGTGAATTTATCCGGCTTGCCTAATTGAGGTAACATAACAATTTCAAGCCTTCTATCACCCGTTGTGACATGGATTTGCTCGTTTTCGGTAAAAAGATCGTTAAAGAAATTATCAAACGTACTATTCATGAAGCCACTGGTTTGGCGGGGTTTTTCCACCACGACATCCAAGTGAAACGTAATGTCTTGAACGCCTGATTTCACCGGCGTGATAGTCGTTTCCCAGGTAAATGTATTATAGAGGTTGCCGGCATAGGTAATGGAGCCGCGTCGGGGCTCCGGGTTAAACGGGCTACCTGCAAAACCATCTCCCACCTGCATGGGATAAGGCGTAATAATACTGCCACGCACACGACTATCCACAAACAACGTAACAGAAGCCGGCATAGACTCTCCCAAGTAAATTCGCTCACGTGGTATATTCAGATCCATGATAAATAATTTATCAGACGCTTGTGTAGCCGCCAGCTTAGGCTTTTCCCCTTCACCGAGAACACGCAATGTAGCTCCTTCCGTGCCGATCTCCTGCCCACTCACCATGATCTTCAAGTCAGCAACCTTATAATCTCCGGGCTCCTCTGGTTCCATAAGGTAGTAATAGACACCCTGCACGTTCATTTTACCATTAACCAATTGTATATTTGACTGCGCGCTGGCAGGGGTATTCTTAGCCTTCAGGCCCTTTGGCAAACTTCTAAAATCGATCTTCGGGGTGGCCTGAGACCCTTCCACGACAACCTTTAAGTAGGTTTTCTGGTTCAGGCAGATCTCCTCCGGCTCAAAATTCATTTTCACCGCAATATCCGCTGCCATCAAGCACAAGGGCGACATTACGATGGAAAGCAAAACTATTGCGGGCATTCTTAAACTATATTTCATAACTTACCAGTCTTTATATTGGCTATTGGTTGATTGAAAAGTGTTACCGGACTCGTTAGACGTGGGTAATTTTTTCTCGGAATCGCGCAGCGCGTTTAGCAACTGCCTAGCCTCATCTCGAGACAATTGTTCCGATTCATTCTCTTGACCCTCTTCTTTATCCCGTTGTGATTCCTCTGGCTTACCCTCGCCCTCTTTTTCCTCAGGCTTCTGTTCTTGAGGCTGCTGCTGATCTCCAGGTTTTTCATCTTTTTGATCAGATTGCTTTTGATCCTCATCCCTCTGCTGATCAGACTGATTATCCTTATTTTGATCCTGTTTATCCTCTTGATCTTTTTGTTGATCAGATTGCTGCTGTTGATTCTGTGAATCGTCCTTGTTTTTTTTGTCCTCCTTATTCTGCTGATCTTGCTTCTGTTGCTGTTGTTGCTTTTCTTGCTCTATTTTCTTTTTCAACTCATCTAACTTTCGTTTCACAAATTCATAATTTTCTTTTGCCTGGGAGTGCTCCTTGTCCAGCCCCATAACGTTTTCATAGTCCTTTAACGATTCTTCCCAGAGCTTAACCGTCTCCTCCTGCTTATCTTTTAACAAACGCTCGCCCTGGCGATATTTCGCGTCCCCCATGTTAAAAAAGGCTCTTTTTTGCAATTCCGTATTATCGGTATGTAAAGCATCCTCAAAAGCCTTATTCGCTTTTTCATATTCTCCTTCTCGATACAAGCTCGTTCCCAGATTATAACTCAACAACGCATTTTCTTTATCCTTATGTAAAGCCTCG includes:
- a CDS encoding nicotinate-nucleotide adenylyltransferase, which translates into the protein MKPQDLTTNRKALTINLDPQIYGTIAEIGAGQEVARYFFKAGGAAGTIAKSMSAYDMKFSDEIYGKATRYVSRERLQMMLDHEYNLLEERLGEARGDDTCFFVFADTVATRSYKGNNECHGWMGLRFQLKPNSLPDEIIVHVRMLDTSAQLQQDSLGVIGVNLMYAAFIYYNDSKTFVESLADNLGTDRIEVDMIGFYGPTFDHVDNRVLSLQLVEQGLTNAVMFGPDNTVLQPSEALYKKALLVERGSFRPVTNVNIDMFECAGAQFIQEPRVQGEQVMVLLEITMNNLLATGVDLDDFLARVDIISSLGYNVLISNYPEYFRLSAYFRRYTQKMIGIVLGINHLLAIFNEAYYQKLDGGILEASGRLFKENVKLYVYPMKANAFNQYAQLDTKGSYSHASFSPEHEVVSVVQDVLITAENIQVKPNLRHLFMFLRENHFIEAISGYNPSYLDIFSRDVLKRIQNRDSTWEETVPPLVASMIKERGLWKARKEEHHES
- a CDS encoding PAS domain-containing sensor histidine kinase, whose product is MLSSHLEKILGRLDDLDSVNLTILVQRLARERELLETVFNTINEGILVISATGLIEYSNHTAKNLIGLKDKDVGSATLWKLVPELAQSMRVQGALLSASVVSREMEIAYPEHRVLRMHMVPFTISTANEEVDTHKFTVILTDITEEKLSTEERIENERVSSIFMLAAGVAHELGNPLNAINIHLSLIKRKLKQLENIPETEKIADSVQVCMSEVERLDGIINHFLNAIRPQNPDLLAVSPLKVLDEVLATQAHELENFGIRVEVELSQEVPYILADKNQLKQVFFNVIKNGMEAMSRGGVLTITPSADNEWVYIRVKDNGSGIGQQDLSKIFQPYFTTKKEGHGLGMMIVQRIMREHGGRIGIDSQEGQGTEVILQFPIKAKRLRMLES
- a CDS encoding D-tyrosyl-tRNA(Tyr) deacylase yields the protein MRAVIQRVSEASVAVDGSVTGSIGRGLLVFLAVHRDDGITDVDWMCGKITAMRIFGDDEGKMNRSVVDIAGEILLISQFTLFGNMRKGSRPSFNKSAIPEVAIPLYEAASKKLETLLNKPIPQGIFAAHMDINAQNDGPVTIILDSKEKDL
- a CDS encoding shikimate dehydrogenase, which codes for MDFSERIYTLEDLKKWKHAGKSLAVIGHPIEHSLSPVMHNAALADIALYNTAIKDWHYYKFDIVPADLKEAIELMYTHGFRGINLTIPHKTLVMDLVTQIDPLAKRIGAANTLTWAPGSFMAFNTDAPGIEKAIEQAFLVSFRGNNVILLGAGGAARAAAVQAIQSGCESLWIGNRDQQRLQKLLDDLKQFTQRDNIHGFPINQLPEALPKEGIVINATSVGMSPGDPAPIGLNTFSNNIYVYDMIYSPPLTPLLRQAQVLEVPYANGLTMLVQQGALALELWTGAIAPVRTMMAAIERCLL